One Apostichopus japonicus isolate 1M-3 chromosome 14, ASM3797524v1, whole genome shotgun sequence genomic window carries:
- the LOC139980020 gene encoding cholecystokinin receptor type A-like yields the protein MTEADEGGIMYQTMVYDNITMYSAVDDTTMSTTPSNSAGGGGASKTVMNVIVITMYSIIFLLAVIGNSLVIVTLIQNKRMRSVTNVFLFSLSVSDLMFICVCLPFTLVGNLIHNFIFGPVMCKLISYTMTVSVSVSVWTMVAIALERYHAICNPLASRAWQTKSRAFKIVALVWFVSLICGLPDLIYPKLILHDKENMKYKCRHAWGPVMEYIHPFYLFIAFMVLPVMCLFFAYGLIILELWRGIVSEKRATAKEKEENGTPMKDLRTSATTMSPDSNANDPFLKNNSKAIYRPQSGKVATRNMGPVRSTSSNNAKKRVVRMLIVLVLLFFIAWTPTWILNMWYVVNRARALKLVRRFPHMLLVIRLMSYASACVNPIVYCFMNRSFRNGFLEVFKCCTGPVKGDVKPTVGSATTHRTRMHHPPDSTTNYTNVSSGEED from the exons ATGACGGAAGCAGACGAAGGAGGGATAATGTATCAAACAATGGTATACGATAACATAACCATGTACTCTGCCGTGGACGACACGACAATGAGTACAACGCCCTCTAATAGTGCTGGCGGTGGTGGCGCTAGCAAAACCGTAATGAACGTCATAGTTATCACTATGTACTCTATTATTTTCCTGTTAGCCGTTATTGGGAACAGTTTGGTTATAGTAACACTTATCCAGAATAAGAGGATGCGATCCGTTACCAATGTTTTCCTATTCAGTTTATCTGTCAGTGATCTCATGTTCATCTGTGTATGTCTGCCCTTTACGCTGGTAGGGAACTTGATACACAATTTTATATTCGGACCAGTGATGTGTAAACTCATCTCGTACACAATGA CTGTGTCAGTGTCGGTTTCTGTATGGACCATGGTAGCAATCGCCTTAGAGAGGTATCACGCCATCTGTAACCCACTCGCATCTAGAGCTTGGCAGACAAAGTCACGTGCATTCAAAATTGTCGCTCTGGTCTGGTTCGTTTCTCTCATCTGTGGACTTCCCGATCTCATTTACCCCAAGTTGATATTGCATGATaaggaaaacatgaaatacAAATGCCGACATGCCTGGGGGCCAGTAATGGAATACATCCACCCG TTCTACCTATTTATCGCTTTCATGGTCTTGCCTGTCATGTGTCTCTTCTTTGCCTATGGACTCATTATATTGGAACTTTGGAGAGGAATTGTGTCGGAGAAAAGAGCCACAGCAAAAG agaaagaagaaaatggaaCGCCAATGAAAGATCTTCGAACTTCAGCTACAACGATGTCTCCTGATTCGAACGCTAACGACCCATTCTTGAAAAACAACAGTAAAGCTATCTATCGCCCTCAGTCCGGAAAAGTTGCAACCCGAAATATGGGGCCAGTACGGAGCACTTCTTCGAATAATGCCAAGAAGCGAGTCGTTCGGATGCTGATTGTCTTGGTCTTATTGTTCTTCATTGCTTGGACACCGACTTGGATTTTGAATATGTGGTACGTGGTGAACCGGGCAAGGGCTTTGAAGCTTGTGAGACGTTTCCCGCATATG TTGCTGGTCATAAGGTTGATGAGCTACGCCTCGGCCTGTGTGAATCCAATCGTCTATTGCTTCATGAATAGATCTTTCCGTAACGGTTTCTTAGAAGTCTTCAAATGTTGCACTGGACCAGTGAAAGGGGATGTCAAGCCAACGGTAGGGTCCGCTACTACACACAGGACCCGTATGCATCATCCGCCAGACTCCACTACCAACTACACAAACGTTTCATCCGGAGAGGAAGATTGA
- the LOC139979602 gene encoding uncharacterized protein, with product MLGIHEAAFQGCLPDIELALSKGEDPNSKDPMGNTAIHKAAANGNLTCLQRLMKQGGDVRQEDAAGCTVLHVAARNGHIETVKWLITNGCDINTLSRKGNTARDLARANGQSEVSKYLKEYGREKFDWETAVN from the exons ATGTTGGGTATACACGAAGCAG CATTTCAAGGATGCCTGCCAGATATAGAGTTAGCTCTCAGCAAAGGCGAG GACCCGAACTCGAAGGACCCGATGGGTAATACTGCTATTCACAAGGCTGCCGCTAACGGAAACCTGACTTGTCTCCAGAGATTAATGAAGCAGGGTGGTGACGTCAGACAGGAAGATGCGGCAGGGTGCACAGTACTACACGTAGCGGCAAGGAACGGTCATATTG AAACAGTCAAATGGTTAATTACAAACGGATGTGACATCAACACTTTATCAAGAAAGGGGAATACCGCAAGAGATTTAGCTCGTGCCAATGGCCAATCAGAGGTCTCGAAGTATCTCAAAGAATACG GACGTGAAAAATTCGACTGGGAGACTGCGGTGAACTAA